The following are encoded in a window of Kitasatospora fiedleri genomic DNA:
- a CDS encoding GNAT family N-acetyltransferase, translating to MIFRPIVPQELDAVLAQIRPDPSTSLSAEMVRARLASGEYRPGWIWVAEPGPGRAPLAVAIWWGAPTDVHPSNLDALFARSDPAWPSIDPRRRTPWAPGPTVDPRSAVAAALLTAAHQVFAADGLTPAPDYHLFLPPDWRDHPEVAASVAWRRHAAEAAGLRLAAERLRFERETDHPVPSLSGRLFFTSEPDDEVFVDLFRRVLPNSLDAMCTREALLIGSEAHARNEVAFYRWEMHGERSWWRIARTPTGQVAGFAIPSHNSVVPVVGYLGVLPEFRGRGFAAEITAEITRILAAETQAEVVRAETSLSNHPVVAALELVGYRNRNRRLVLSAV from the coding sequence GTGATCTTCCGTCCGATCGTTCCGCAGGAACTCGACGCCGTGCTGGCTCAGATCCGGCCCGACCCTTCCACCTCGCTCTCCGCAGAGATGGTGCGCGCGCGTTTGGCCAGTGGCGAGTACCGCCCCGGCTGGATCTGGGTGGCGGAGCCTGGCCCTGGCCGAGCACCGCTGGCCGTCGCCATCTGGTGGGGCGCTCCCACCGACGTCCATCCGAGCAATCTGGATGCGTTGTTCGCCCGGTCCGATCCGGCCTGGCCCTCCATCGATCCGCGCAGGCGAACGCCCTGGGCGCCCGGTCCGACCGTGGATCCACGCAGTGCGGTCGCCGCCGCGCTGCTGACCGCCGCCCATCAGGTGTTCGCCGCAGACGGGCTGACACCCGCGCCCGACTACCACCTCTTCCTACCGCCCGACTGGCGCGATCACCCCGAGGTCGCCGCTTCGGTGGCGTGGCGTCGCCACGCGGCCGAGGCCGCAGGATTGCGCCTCGCCGCCGAACGACTCCGCTTCGAACGCGAGACCGATCATCCTGTCCCCTCCCTGTCCGGTCGGTTGTTCTTCACGTCCGAGCCCGACGACGAAGTCTTCGTCGACCTGTTCCGCCGGGTCCTGCCGAACAGTCTGGACGCGATGTGCACCCGGGAGGCTCTCCTGATCGGTTCAGAAGCACACGCCAGGAACGAGGTCGCGTTCTACCGCTGGGAGATGCACGGCGAGCGTTCCTGGTGGCGAATAGCCAGGACACCGACGGGGCAGGTGGCCGGTTTCGCCATCCCCTCGCACAACTCCGTCGTGCCGGTAGTGGGTTACCTCGGAGTCCTGCCCGAATTCCGAGGACGGGGCTTCGCTGCCGAGATCACCGCCGAAATCACCCGTATCCTGGCCGCCGAAACCCAGGCCGAGGTGGTCCGCGCCGAAACAAGCCTCTCCAACCACCCGGTGGTCGCCGCTCTCGAACTGGTCGGCTACCGCAACCGCAATCGCCGACTGGTCCTCTCCGCCGTCTGA